From the genome of Solanum pennellii chromosome 6, SPENNV200:
NNNNNNNNNNNNNNNNNNNNNNNNNNNNNNNNNNNNNNNNNNNNNNNNNNNNNNNNNNNNNNNNNNNNNNNNNNNNNNNNNNNNNNNNNNNNNNNNNNNNNNNNNNNNNNNNNNNNNNNNNNNNNNNNNNNNNNNNNNNNNNNNNNNNNNNNNNNNNNNNNNNNNNNNNNNNNNNNNNNNNNNNNNNNNNNNNNNNNNNNNNNNNNNNNNNNNNNNNNNNNNNNNNNNNNNNNNNNNNNNNNNNNNNNNNNNNNNNNNNNNNNNNNNNNNNNNNNNNNNNNNNNNNNNNNNNNNNNNNNNNNNNNNNNNNNNNNNNNNNNNNNNNNNNNNNNNNNNNNNNNNNNNNNNNNNNNNNNNNNNNNNNNNNNNNNNNNNNNNNNNNNNNNNNNNNNNNNNNNNNNNNNNNNNNNNNNNNNNNNNNNNNNNNNNNNNNNNNNNNNNNNNNNNNNNNNNNNNNNNNNNNNNNNNNNNNNNNNNNNNNNNNNNNNNNNNNNNNNNNNNNNNNNNNNNNNNNNNNNNNNNNNNNNNNNNNNNNNNNNNNNNNNNNNNNNNNNNNNNNNNNNNNNNNNNNNNNNNNNNNNNNNNNNNNNNNNNNNNNNNNNNNNNNNNNNNNNNNNNNNNNNNNNNNNNNNNNNNNNNNNNNNNNNNNNNNNNNNNNNNNNNNNNNNNNNNNNNNNNNNNNNNNNNNNNNNNNNNNNNNNNNNNNNNNNNNNNNNNNNNNNNNNNNNNNNNNNNNNNNNNNNNNNNNNNNNNNNNNNNNNNNNNNNNNNNNNNNNNNNNNNNNNNNNNNNNNNNNNNNNNNNNNNNNNNNNNNNNNNNNNNNNNNNNNNNNNNNNNNNNNNNNNNNNNNNNNNNNNNNNNNNNNNNNNNNNNNNNNNNNNNNNNNNNNNNNNNNNNNNNNNNNNNNNNNNNNNNNNNNNNNNNNNNNNNNNNNNNNNNNNNNNNNNNNNNNNNNNNNNNNNNNNNNNNNNNNNNNNNNNNNNNNNNNNNNNNNNNNNNNNNNNNNNNNNNNNNNNNNNNNNNNNNNNNNNNNNNNNNNNNNNNNNNNNNNNNNNNNNNNNNNNNNNNNNNNNNNNNNNNNNNNNNNNNNNNNNNNNNNNNNNNNNNNNNNNNNNNNNNNNNNNNNNNNNNNNNNNNNNNNNNNNNNNNNNNNNNNNNNNNNNNNNNNNNNNNNNNNNNNNNNNNNNNNNNNNNNNNNNNNNNNNNNNNNNNNNNNNNNNNNNNNNNNNNNNNNNNNNNNNNNNNNNNNNNNNNNNNNNNNNNNNNNNNNNNNNNNNNNNNNNNNNNNNNNNNNNNNNNNNNNNNNNNNNNNNNNNNNNNNNNNNNNNNNNNNNNNNNNNNNNNNNNNNNNNNNNNNNNNNNNNNNNNNNNNNNNNNNNNNNNNNNNNNNNNNNNNNNNNNNNNNNNNNNNNNNNNNNNNNNNNNNNNNNNNNNNNNNNNNNNNNNNNNNNNNNNNNNNNNNNNNNNNNNNNNNNNNNNNNNNNNNNNNNNNNNNNNNNNNNNNNNNNNNNNNNNNNNNNNNNNNNNNNNNNNNNNNNNNNNNNNNNNNNNNNNNNNNNgcgtagtcgttgctctagttctgaccatctgcgaaaatagagtgaagatggtcagataccaatttgtatcatctagataccaattggattcaagtaatagcacgaaagaaagaaagaatggaattttcctaaagtcctatagcctctcaaagaaaagtaaaggcgtccccctaccgttccttaagactctactagacctgttcttgtgtgatgagaccaacgaacctaaggctatgataccaagtttgtcattttagtatcaatctaccttttgaagcttaagataaaatcGGCAGTACTCATTCATAACCCTCAAGATACATTTCACAAcctaaattattaatattgtaccaaagatccatcactaaaattttcctttaaaataatgCTCAATCTAAGTTCTTgtagtaataaactagttggtttctcaaatctGAATGCAACACTAAATCTTATTATCTGACCATGTCGTACAActtgtaactcctttagtaaTTAGTATTCATACTTGACAATCGACGTACCTGTTTCCACATAACCCTAGTAATGCCACACCGTGAAAGTCCATTAGATACCttactagaacacatcatacctgTCCATAAATCGTACCCAAATAGCCCACATATTTCTACCCATTGAATAATTGCAAAACATTATCGAATATGTTCTCTCTCTAGACCAACAATTTGTTTTACTTCttagatcaattcaataacaaaataacacacttcctaactctaaccaagtaagCATCGATGACTTTCTCGAATATACCCTCACTCTATGAAGTCATAGTAGTGTCTTTATTAACCGACACTCGACATGAGACTACCACCACATTTTGCGATCGAGAAAATATATCTATTTCTAAggacatatttattttttttttctttctgttgttgctatttcaacttcaaatactaaatattaacatatatatCAGCAAAAATGGAAGTATTAGAGGTTAATAATATGCTAGTACATCTCTCACGAGTCATGCCTTTTCCGgtataattctttttgttttctactCGATGTTTGATATTCATATTGAAGCCCAACTAAATTCAATTCGCGCTGAGAAGTTTCACTTTGGAGGGTAAAATATACTCCCTAACAAAGACGACTCTATAGACCATATGCAAAAAGACTCAAACCTGAGATCTTTGATCATAGTAGACTAGGTTgtgttaaaaattaaaactttgcTATTTTCGTATGTCCGGATTAAATCCACCTGTAATATTCAAGGTCCAataatctattttaatttaaaaattaattgtagaaatgaaaattttcttcGATAAAATGTTCAGATCATTATGCAATGTTTTAATCAAATGTCTTGCAACATAATCAAAGCTAATAATCATAATCTATGTCCTCTATCATaatctttatatttatttccTCTATCAATACTATATGCTTCTTAAATATTATTCTGCACGCTTAAAACtataacatttaaaatatgaacAACACAAAATTGAGTATATCAAGATTATGAATGAGtctgattataattataatataaatataatgatttttattgaaGTATTAGGTTGTGTTCCTCCACTAATTATATAGAAGAGTTGAGATGAAGTAAGATATTTTCTCTAGTACATAGTTGATGATTTATTATGCAATTATGGAGTCGTCGGTTTCGTCAATTCTTCTTAACTAAAAAAGGTCGCAACACGTCCTACACACGCCTCACTCACTTCCAACTTGTCACATAGTCCCCACACGTCCatatatttaatgtaattttcaCGAATAGATttaaatcacataaaatatacgataatttaaatttattcatcCTTCAAAGTGCATTGTCGATTTGGATGTTGATCGTGATGACCTAGAATTCGTTTTCGTCAATATCTTCTGAGTCGAGATTTATATTGTTTAGAACtactatatgatttatgaatattattttttgttttgggggggggggggtttgtcTTTTCCCCCTCCATTTATTTGATGctcaattcttttttaaaaaacaattgtgacattcattcatatataatcACTAAATTTCAACTAAGGATATTTAGGACAACAGTTATTTTATGGAAATTTAACAACATcataaataatacatataatCTCTTGTCCTGAGGTATCCGtaagttttatatattaaaaaacaacTACTTCAGCACTTTGACGTAACTTTAATATATGTTCAAacttaaattaaagatattactttaaaaataacGAATTACgtttaaaaaacaaattcaaaatGAAACAGACAAAAGCTACCGACtcatataatttaacttaaactaaatttgtgttttttatttaatttctcatTGGGTGCTCCGTACTCTCTTCAACTCTACTCAATttgaattttcatgaaaaaatgtgTTAGGTAATTTATACGAGACTCAAACActatctaaaataataatatatttatggatTTCATAAATGAATTTGTGGATTTCTTATAAGATATAGgtagattttattttaacttttgtgAGGCAATAAATTTGTTTCAATAGAccctatttcaaaaaaaaaaaaaattcgaatattatataaagaaatttatagtaaaatatcatgtcattataaaataaatatttttttcgttctaaaaaaaatgatcttatttttttagtctatttaaaaaagaatgacctcttttttttatagcaacattttaatttcagtttttcaTGTGGCATGTTTAAGAGATCACAAAATCAAAGagcaattttgtacatttgatcAAACTTTAAGTTACAACCACAagattcaaattcttttttatatttttaaactccATACCAAGTTAAACCATGTCATTTTTTTGAAACAGAGGGACTATGTAGTATGTGTACTAACTAATAAGTATTACTTTGTTTATTCTactttatgtgatatttttctccttttttaagaaaaaagttaatttaaatttgattcataatttgttcatacaatctttaattttttaaaataaaatttatatggtagactaagtaaaatatattataagtcataataatattcaaaatgtataaaaattttatgataatttttttttatttgaatctcAAGATTCAAAAAGTGCTTCGTAAATTTGCATACAGTGTGTAGTAAATCTGTGTTGGGATGTACCTATGAGTACTAAATGGGTAAAATTTATCTCCATTCAATATTTACATCAAGCTAATACATGTATATTAcgtatttaaatttataatttattttatttcattaagttatgtaataaaatttggataattttttttcataatattttaatgtaaacactttgaaataaaaaataatattttaaaaagacaaATTAAATCCGTTGGGTTCAACTGGTCACGAGTAATGAGCTCTCTATCTCTAACCCTGCACCTCTCATTCTCTCTCTATATAACTCTCTATATAAATCTCCCTCCATTTCTATAACGCATTTTCTCTATTCTCTCCATTTTTCTCACACACAATCGGAAAAAATGGCTACCGAAGGTCCCAAGCCCTGCGTTTACCTTCAAGACATGGAAGAAGTGAAAAAAGTATTCGCACGCTTCGACGCGAATGGCGACGGCATGATCTCCGGCGACGAACTTTCCGGCGTACTCAAAGCCCTAGGATCCGACACTTCGCCGGAAGAAGTTGCACGTATGATGGCCGAAATTGATACCGACAAGGACGGTTGCATTAACCTAGATGAATTTGCAGATTTTTGCAAAAACGACGAATCCGTCGACGGCGGCGCTAAGGAACTGAAGGAGGCGTTTGATCTTTACGATCAGGATCATAACGGAAGGATTTCTGCTACGGAACTTCATCAGATCCTGAACCGTTTGGGCCAGAATTGTACCCTTCAGGATTGTACCAGAATGATCACGTCCGTTGATGCAAACGGTGACGGTTACGTTTGCTTTGAAGAGTTTAAGAAGATGATGGGTAATAAATAAACCATTTTATTGTAAGTTTTTCAGTTATTTGAGTGGCTGATAACGGTGGGGTACGCCGGATATTTGTGCGTCCTCCGTATAACTTTGTGGTCTAATAAATAGCAAGACCttgtcttaatttatgtgataatttttatttttgtgtgttaattaatgaagaaattttgaaggtaaattaatttatcatttaaaattatatgaaaaaatgatataaggtGGATGAACATGTTTTTTTGAAATGAGTTTAAGCTTCGATAAAATAAtggttaaaaaaagaaaaaaagagaggaaaaaattatataaataatgtctcAAGCCTCTCACGCTGcattagtataaatattttttatttttcaaattaacttaattttcaGAATGATTCGAAATTACTTTCCAtatgttctttcaatttttacaaaaataataactcTGTCAAGGGTAGCACTAAGGAATTGAAGGAGGCGTTTGATCTTTACTATCAGAATCATAACAAGAGATTTTTGCTATGAAACGTCAAATCctaaatttaaaacttgaatttaaaatttttaattaaaaaaaaacaattttatctACTCCGTCGTTGATTGATTAGCTTAAAGAGTAGCAGTCATAAAAAGTGATTGGTTCccacaaaacaaaattttgtgTTCAAAAATTTTGATGTAAAGACCATTTTCACAAGTATGTCTGCCACTTTATTTGACTCTTTGAAAGCTCACTTACCTTCAACACCACTAAAagtcaccaaaaaaaaaaaattcaatggaAGAGTGGTTccattttatttaagttttacaTAAAGATATTGAACAATTCTTTTACAATAAAAGTCATTAGACATTGATCAAGTTGCTTAAGTTAAACTATCATTTTTCGATCATGTGACTGAAAAGACGAATCAACATTGTTACTTTGAGTCATTTGTTGATCAATATCATTcacaattatattttcatatttatagatcataaatattttatcactttaatAATCGATTGGTATGAGTTAAACTGACTATATGTTGATGAGAATTATCGATTCTTCAGACTTCTTTGGAAGAGGAGATTAATTTTGAAGACATTGATGAATGATGAGTACTATGAAGATTTACAAGTTCATTTAAGTTAcctttacttttttctttttggttataagtttataattcgttttttggtaatttaggATTCTACGTAGTttgttttatatattcaaattatgGAATAATAACAATTAGTTTGAGAGTTACAATTAAACGTAAACAtgctagatttttttttcaatcaagtCATATACTTCTCTTTCTCTACTTTTAATTGTTATGTTTGcattttttgaaagttaatttaattaatttttaaattaaattagattacattaatttaatattataaaccaaaaaaaatctttattttattttataccgTTCATTCAACTCGTTTActcttcaaaattattatagttACACTGAGTGTGTCCTTGCCTTAATCTCATATTTGCATAGctttttaaaaatcaagaatTGTAGATCCATAGAGAAGATTAGTGATGTTActttttaactaat
Proteins encoded in this window:
- the LOC107022583 gene encoding calcium-binding allergen Ole e 8-like, with product MATEGPKPCVYLQDMEEVKKVFARFDANGDGMISGDELSGVLKALGSDTSPEEVARMMAEIDTDKDGCINLDEFADFCKNDESVDGGAKELKEAFDLYDQDHNGRISATELHQILNRLGQNCTLQDCTRMITSVDANGDGYVCFEEFKKMMGNK